One Spodoptera frugiperda isolate SF20-4 chromosome 30, AGI-APGP_CSIRO_Sfru_2.0, whole genome shotgun sequence genomic window carries:
- the LOC118269878 gene encoding SR-related and CTD-associated factor 4-like, producing the protein MKQTLHRWLLLVSLSSTFAENSPSLPPCPINPQYFPQSLPMHCRMPRHANPGAFPDLPQFPTLPPIPDSFFRSLPPDKHPPPIPIPIPPFPGVPMPGPMGPPGAPMPGHMGPPGAPMPGPMPGMPMPMPMPMPMPIVGGAPHKLPVIVMPFYSPDHSYKKPRPPPHHDHKNKHKHKKKKHDSDTEDDSATDDSTSSDGKSSESSSEHGFWKGRRSARRHMPRRADRRHRMRRKESRSKKNLLTPILQYVTKDGYVIFEKQISKNEANDWLKPKDEVSLIEERHDEKERDGRKQNERKQIERKQEERERIEKFKNVAKQPQMQVKELRRNAENMMKKEERSRESGETGAANTQIVKVKKHRPKKVNVLMN; encoded by the coding sequence ATGAAGCAAACACTTCACCGCTGGTTACTGCTTGTTAGTTTGTCTTCTACATTCGCCGAGAACAGTCCTAGTCTGCCGCCATGCCCCATCAATCCCCAATATTTCCCTCAGAGCCTCCCAATGCATTGCAGGATGCCAAGACACGCAAACCCCGGCGCTTTTCCAGATCTGCCACAATTTCCGACCTTACCTCCCATACCCGATTCGTTCTTTCGTAGTCTACCTCCAGATAAGCATCCTCCTCCGATTCCAATTCCAATACCACCTTTTCCAGGCGTGCCCATGCCAGGACCTATGGGCCCACCTGGTGCGCCCATGCCTGGGCATATGGGCCCGCCTGGCGCGCCCATGCCTGGTCCAATGCCAGGAATGCCAATGCCCATGCCGATGCCAATGCCGATGCCGATAGTTGGAGGAGCTCCACACAAACTGCCAGTTATTGTAATGCCCTTCTACTCTCCAGACCACTCATATAAAAAGCCTCGTCCACCTCCACATCAcgatcacaaaaataaacacaaacataagAAGAAGAAGCATGATTCTGACACAGAAGATGACAGTGCTACTGATGATTCTACTTCATCTGACGGAAAATCATCAGAGAGTTCCAGCGAGCATGGATTCTGGAAGGGACGCAGGTCTGCACGGAGGCATATGCCAAGAAGAGCAGACCGTCGGCACAGGATGAGGAGGAAGGAGTCTAGAAGCAAGAAGAACCTACTGACTCCCATTCTACAATACGTTACAAAAGACGGATATGTGatatttgaaaaacaaatatctaaaaatGAAGCTAATGACTGGTTGAAACCAAAAGATGAAGTCAGTTTGATAGAAGAGAGACACGATGAGAAGGAGAGGGATGGAAGGAAACAGAATGAGAGAAAACAGATTGAGAGGAAACAAGAAGAGAGGGAGCGAATtgagaaatttaaaaatgtcgCTAAACAACCTCAGATGCAAGTAAAAGAGTTACGCAGGAACGCAGAAAATATGATGAAGAAGGAAGAGAGAAGTAGAGAGTCGGGAGAGACAGGAGCAGCCAATACACAGATAGTTAAAGTAAAGAAACATCGGCCCAAGAAAGTGAATGTTTTAATGAACTAG
- the LOC118269880 gene encoding uncharacterized protein LOC118269880 — MMSLHIVTQWVIVLLIGSTASQVMPQAPFPYPYQQGQPPMQMLTAPNGHPPMQGAHPGPMPMPNGGPMQMPLMMPHMPRLPGMPSAPMPFPMQFPIHGGRLPMVVSPHHSKKADRPRRKSHKNKRKRISMDSSSSEGSCSQSAEFRSRNKLRTSKKKKHQVLTPVVSYVTKDGYVVYQKKIKKDKAKDWLEMTKGEHDSEEDKIRFKPRDHDHDH, encoded by the exons ATG ATGTCTCTCCACATAGTAACGCAATGGGTCATCGTCCTGCTGATAGGGTCCACCGCCTCTCAAGTCATGCCACAAGCGCCCTTCCCCTACCCGTACCAACAAGGACAACCACCGATGCAGATGTTAACTGCCCCCAACGGTCACCCACCGATGCAGGGTGCACACCCTGGCCCCATGCCGATGCCTAACGGTGGACCCATGCAGATGCCCCTCATGATGCCTCACATGCCTCGTCTACCTGGCATGCCATCCGCCCCTATGCCATTCCCCATGCAATTCCCTATCCACGGGGGCAGACTGCCCATGGTAGTATCACCACATCACTCAAAGAAGGCTGACAGACCTCGAAGGAAGAGCCACAAGAACAAACGCAAGCGCATCAGCATGGACTCCTCATCCAGTGAAGGCTCGTGCTCACAAAGTGCGGAGTTTCGCTCCAGGAACAAATTGAGGACCTCGAAGAAGAAGAAGCATCAGGTGCTGACTCCTGTGGTCTCGTATGTCACGAAGGATGGCTACGTGGTCTACCAGAAGAAGATTAAGAAGGACAAGGCGAAAGACTGGCTGGAGATGACGAAGGGAGAACATGACAGTGAAGAGGACAAGATTAGGTTCAAACCTCGCGACCACGACCACGACCACTGA